One part of the Candidatus Mancarchaeum acidiphilum genome encodes these proteins:
- a CDS encoding response regulator translates to MANIGEETNSDKKSSHYDEVLNVINTNQQIAYHDIKDALEKEISDSELDKTLKNLENDKKIISRSSGGIMTYYSLYDEPRISKIMIVEDDKNINKLMSISIGKGYDITQVYDGGEALGLIKKIHPNLIILDLMLPVIDGMQICERVKSDPELSSAIVILVSAMDPTSNRFKGIKNGADYYIKKPFDPLELRTLVTLFLKKKGKRFDPLIDLPDEERISAELERSLKQGEKYKIGTLSIENLGPYANRFGEHSAIILLRLISQLLQDLIKNKDLFVGFLNSDSFVIAGMEDDVNKAVEAAQKEFNAVLTFVVQDIGYRQIDLNLDNIFESNEIPKLALTYREAPKELIKERREKILIGKDQKSGDLGSYTYDELQKLFGREDLDVIITRDANGIKLRVGKVNNDKGEEK, encoded by the coding sequence TTGGCCAACATAGGAGAAGAGACTAATTCTGACAAGAAGAGCTCACATTATGATGAAGTGTTAAATGTTATAAATACCAACCAGCAGATAGCTTACCATGATATAAAAGATGCACTTGAAAAGGAGATAAGTGATTCGGAACTTGACAAAACTTTGAAGAATCTTGAAAACGACAAGAAAATAATATCAAGGAGCAGTGGCGGGATAATGACCTACTACTCTTTATATGATGAACCGAGAATAAGCAAAATAATGATAGTAGAGGATGATAAAAACATAAACAAGCTAATGTCAATATCAATAGGAAAGGGGTACGACATTACACAAGTATACGATGGAGGTGAAGCATTAGGACTAATAAAAAAGATACACCCAAATCTCATAATACTTGACCTAATGCTTCCAGTAATAGACGGAATGCAGATATGTGAAAGGGTTAAGAGTGATCCTGAACTATCTTCAGCAATAGTTATCCTTGTTTCTGCCATGGACCCTACAAGCAATAGATTTAAAGGAATAAAGAACGGGGCTGATTATTACATAAAGAAGCCTTTTGATCCTCTTGAATTGCGCACACTGGTGACTTTGTTCTTGAAGAAAAAGGGAAAGCGCTTTGATCCACTGATAGATTTGCCGGACGAAGAGAGGATATCAGCAGAGCTGGAAAGGTCACTTAAGCAAGGTGAGAAGTACAAGATAGGTACATTGAGCATTGAGAACCTTGGGCCTTATGCAAATAGGTTCGGAGAGCACTCTGCCATAATATTATTGAGGTTAATATCCCAGCTGCTTCAAGACCTAATAAAGAACAAAGACCTATTCGTTGGTTTCCTTAATAGCGACTCCTTTGTGATAGCAGGCATGGAAGACGACGTTAACAAGGCAGTAGAGGCTGCCCAAAAGGAATTTAATGCAGTGCTTACCTTTGTAGTCCAGGATATAGGATACAGGCAGATAGACCTTAATCTGGACAACATATTCGAGTCTAACGAAATCCCAAAACTTGCATTGACATATCGTGAAGCTCCAAAAGAGCTGATTAAGGAGAGAAGAGAAAAAATATTGATAGGCAAGGACCAGAAAAGCGGGGATTTGGGTTCATACACATATGACGAATTGCAAAAACTGTTTGGAAGGGAGGATCTTGATGTTATAATAACAAGGGATGCAAACGGTATAAAGCTTAGAGTAGGGAAGGTAAACAACGATAAAGGGGAAGAGAAATAA
- a CDS encoding zinc ribbon domain-containing protein: MQLNKSVVKALKQIKKYSRETYNRTILNLDPRDTTQECSSCHYIKRGEEKLTLKDRIYCCNICGLEMDRDINASINILNRATLGQRGSHTQGENVRPQQEAVFEELRTDKTHPLLDAVIA; the protein is encoded by the coding sequence ATGCAACTAAATAAATCCGTTGTTAAGGCACTTAAGCAAATAAAGAAATACTCCAGAGAGACTTATAATAGGACAATCCTAAATCTTGACCCAAGAGACACGACGCAGGAATGCAGCAGCTGTCATTATATAAAGAGAGGGGAGGAGAAGTTGACTCTCAAGGACAGAATATACTGCTGCAACATCTGCGGACTGGAAATGGACAGAGACATAAACGCATCGATAAACATACTCAATAGAGCTACCCTCGGACAGAGGGGAAGTCACACTCAGGGAGAAAATGTAAGACCTCAACAGGAGGCAGTCTTCGAGGAACTGAGAACCGATAAAACACATCCTTTGTTGGATGCAGTGATTGCATGA
- a CDS encoding archease: protein MRFKKFEYQSHTADVEFLAYGRSFEKVLGNSILAMANTIANTRRINADARKWDSIKVYHIKLTERSEKGSYLDLLWYVLQDALSIADYRGLFIFRVSSIEMHNGKTKDNVRVELDAVKKQDKYSYIEVKGVSKYNMSLKFADGVYKADIVIDV from the coding sequence ATGAGGTTTAAAAAATTTGAGTACCAATCGCACACTGCGGATGTGGAATTCCTAGCTTATGGGAGAAGCTTTGAAAAGGTGTTGGGCAATTCTATACTGGCAATGGCCAATACAATAGCAAATACTAGAAGGATCAATGCAGATGCAAGAAAATGGGATTCCATAAAGGTCTACCACATAAAACTGACAGAGAGATCTGAAAAGGGCTCTTATCTCGATTTATTGTGGTATGTTCTTCAAGACGCGCTTTCTATAGCTGATTACAGGGGCCTTTTCATATTCAGGGTGTCTTCCATTGAAATGCATAATGGAAAAACCAAGGATAATGTAAGAGTGGAGCTTGATGCTGTGAAAAAGCAGGACAAGTACTCATACATAGAGGTCAAGGGAGTATCCAAGTACAACATGTCACTAAAGTTTGCAGATGGAGTTTACAAAGCAGATATAGTAATTGATGTCTGA
- a CDS encoding archaeosortase/exosortase family protein — protein MKSDIDYKTNKLFGIIVLLISFLIIELSSIISTSFVISDTNQASYIIVVMLMLPLTILFSIKEDIHISRKWYDYAIGIAVFILYLTVFAYARAAMSFGFMSYRIDALLLPLVIISLTSIIFGSKNIKKFKFVIIYSLFASPVLLLPLLKENLAFTYLNASLIFSGIKLFDPNLVRVGLVITSPLGYQISIASTCADIGAFVSIMMFMLPLGYLYNGKLSHRALWIVVSVVFLLLLNFFRMFLISLIWIYYGLSAAILTLHLFFGELIFDIVIIVMILVASKFGMSIPKLNNNKSKTNFQNLKNSLIRSGYMVIVIALISIIGIFLSYPITSSVQHNPISFASAVPNMSEVQFMQPLEASNMTILYVGQVNGSAGSEPLEIFTMTNKTFSNNSLINALSYDEAGLSVPTILKLGNTKTIKSSSVILNNGITLHYAKEVSNGTVFYSNLLSIPYKISEENQSRYVTINYLLATTKNFTSCNIDLPIQNRFDSLIYNTINGNSNKGRYICAAYKIIDGAGNGTYG, from the coding sequence ATGAAAAGCGATATTGACTACAAAACGAACAAATTATTTGGGATTATAGTCCTACTCATCTCATTTTTAATCATAGAACTGAGCTCAATAATATCAACATCTTTTGTGATATCGGATACAAACCAAGCAAGCTACATAATAGTAGTAATGCTTATGCTTCCCCTAACGATCCTGTTCAGCATTAAAGAAGACATACACATAAGCAGGAAATGGTATGATTATGCAATAGGGATTGCGGTATTCATCCTGTATTTGACTGTATTTGCTTATGCCAGAGCCGCAATGTCATTTGGGTTTATGTCATATAGAATAGACGCACTGCTCCTGCCTTTAGTAATTATATCACTTACTTCTATAATATTCGGCTCTAAGAACATAAAAAAGTTCAAGTTTGTAATAATATACTCTCTTTTTGCATCCCCTGTCCTGCTGCTCCCTCTTTTAAAAGAGAATCTGGCGTTTACGTATCTTAATGCATCCTTGATATTCTCTGGAATAAAGTTATTCGACCCAAATCTGGTAAGAGTCGGGCTTGTCATAACTTCACCTCTAGGATATCAAATATCAATCGCATCAACATGTGCGGATATAGGAGCTTTCGTATCTATTATGATGTTTATGCTGCCCTTAGGTTATCTTTACAATGGCAAGCTGTCTCACAGAGCCTTGTGGATAGTGGTCTCGGTCGTGTTCCTCCTACTTCTTAATTTTTTCAGGATGTTTCTAATATCTTTGATTTGGATATACTATGGATTGAGTGCAGCGATATTAACTTTGCACTTGTTCTTCGGAGAACTAATATTTGACATAGTTATAATAGTCATGATACTTGTGGCGTCAAAGTTTGGGATGAGCATACCAAAGTTGAATAATAACAAATCCAAAACAAATTTCCAGAATCTAAAGAATTCTTTGATTAGAAGCGGATACATGGTTATTGTAATTGCTTTAATCTCTATAATTGGCATTTTCTTGTCTTATCCGATAACATCTTCAGTACAGCACAATCCAATCTCATTTGCAAGTGCTGTGCCAAACATGTCCGAAGTCCAGTTTATGCAGCCCTTGGAGGCGTCAAATATGACCATACTATACGTAGGCCAGGTTAACGGGTCTGCAGGAAGCGAGCCATTGGAAATTTTCACAATGACAAACAAGACATTTTCCAATAACTCCCTAATAAATGCGTTATCCTATGACGAAGCAGGCTTATCTGTTCCGACAATCCTCAAACTCGGAAATACAAAAACCATCAAAAGCAGCAGTGTTATTCTGAACAACGGAATCACTCTTCACTATGCTAAGGAGGTATCAAACGGTACAGTTTTTTACTCAAATCTCCTGTCAATACCATATAAGATCAGTGAAGAAAACCAGAGCAGATACGTCACTATAAACTACCTGTTAGCAACCACAAAAAACTTTACAAGTTGCAATATCGATTTACCAATACAAAACAGGTTTGACTCATTAATATACAACACCATAAATGGCAATAGCAATAAGGGAAGATATATTTGTGCGGCTTATAAAATAATAGATGGTGCAGGCAATGGAACATATGGATGA
- a CDS encoding bis(5'-nucleosyl)-tetraphosphatase, which yields MEHMDDGGIIIYKCISGSPVFLFLRRAEGWLDMPKGHIEKGETEMQASIRETFEETGIKVESMDPDFSYIDTYTFANGNSEIKKSVMFFMSKVNPAIEVKISKEHVGYEWLGYKEALEKIEFKDEAETIRIAYDYIINKRACR from the coding sequence ATGGAACATATGGATGATGGAGGCATAATAATATATAAGTGCATTAGTGGATCCCCGGTATTTTTATTCTTAAGGCGTGCAGAAGGATGGCTCGATATGCCTAAGGGCCATATAGAGAAGGGAGAAACAGAGATGCAAGCTTCAATAAGAGAGACCTTTGAAGAGACTGGGATAAAGGTGGAATCCATGGATCCTGACTTTAGTTACATAGACACGTACACTTTTGCGAATGGCAACTCTGAAATAAAAAAATCTGTCATGTTCTTTATGTCTAAAGTTAATCCTGCCATTGAGGTTAAAATTTCCAAAGAGCATGTAGGATATGAATGGCTTGGCTACAAGGAGGCATTGGAGAAAATAGAATTCAAGGACGAAGCAGAAACAATAAGGATAGCATATGACTACATAATCAATAAGAGAGCATGCAGGTAG